TTCAAGCCGGCTCCACATTATCCTAAGAGCGAGGGATAGGCCTGAACAAGCAGCGTAACACGAGAGGCACATACAACAGGCATGCTCCGACGACTTTCATCTCGCGTGCGTTTTGTGTGACTAACTACTTGGCACTCACCTGTCGCGTTGGAGTCTAGCATGGGCCGGCTAGAGTCCTGGGTGGCGAAGTTTGCGAAGTACGAGAGCAGACCGAGCTCCAGTATGAGTAGGTAGTAATTCGGGGTGATCGGTAACCGCGCCATGACTGATCTAGGCAGGCTCGTTCTAGGTAGTGTTGACTTGACATAGGGCGCGATCAGGATGCCAAATGCGCTGGCAAGAGGAGCGTTGACAAGAGTCGAGCGTTCTAGCCTAGCCACGCGAGAAACCGCGACTGAATTACACGCAGCACCGTCATAGGCGGTTCTCACTTGAAACCCACGACAGCTGTGACCTTCTGCAACTACCTCCAGCAGCTCACAAGGGCAGACACCAGACAGTTGCCACCATACACTAGATCAACTGTTGTTCGCCATCGATTCACATCAGTCAGGGAAGTTTGCTAAAATATACAGGAAAACCTCGTGTGAGTGACCGACTTGCAGCAGCACACATTGTAGCGCAGTGAGTCGCCATCTGCATGCTCCAGCGCCTCTTCCTGGTCCAATCCTGGGCACACCCCGACCGCCGCCTTGCCACCCGGTTCTCGTCGGCGCCATCAAAAACTCGGTGTGCTTGGGGACGCGAAGACTCAGAGAGACAACATTCCTCAAAGTCTGTCGTCGTTATGTCTGAATGGATCTGGAAGGGCCTCCTTACGCCAGTACTTCCTACGTTTTGAACAACTCGCATTGTAACACAGAGCAAGTGTGTGGAAGGCTGGAACAGCTGTCGTGTTGAGTCACAACTTCGCGGTGAATGGAGTCTCGCGTTAGGTAGAGGTTAGGAAAGGTTGTGGAAGGACGCAGCAGTCTTTGTCAGAAAACCATCTGACATCGCTTGGGTTcgtcgagacacagacgaccAGATTGTTGACTTATCGTCCAGACAGAGGACGACCAGTCACCAGGCAAAGCCTCCTAAATGCCTTCTGACAATCACGTTAACGAAGGGGGGCCAGCTTTGCGCAATGCTCTGGTGCACCGCTGCTCCGCCCTGCTTGTTACCCGGCAGAACACGTAGCCATGTCACGCCACAAATCAAAGAGTATATTGGTGAGGCAGGGAGATCGAAAAACTGTTCCGCAGAGCGACAGTTAACGCAGGTCACACCGTCTTTCTGGGTCCCTGTGCAGTGCTCATAAAGTTGATGTCAGGGCTTTCAGAGAGAGGCCGGACTTCAGGTGAGTCCAAGAGCATAAGAAATTTGTTGGGAGGTCGGTGCAAGCACAGGTGCGAACGTGGAAACTGAGTAACGCGTCTTGTACGATAGCGGCAACCCACGAAGGATGCTCGGCGGCGGATGAACACACCGAGAACAAACTCGTGCCATCTTAGCATGTCCTACGCCCATGTCCCTCCTGCAAGAATCACCAGCAGCTGAGTCGTCTTACCGTCAGTGTTGCGCAGGCGGATGCTATTGCCTCCGCGTTTTCCCACTGTTGGACACTTCGGCTCCCGTCCTTCCACTGTGTTCCGCGGTGTCTTTTGGAAGTGTTAAGTGGCTGCCAGCCTGCCTGGACAAGTCTGTGCTTCGGAACCGCTCGTATGGCAGGGTTGCCTCCTGAGGACCATTAGTGTGCTTTTATCTGTCCAGCCGCGTAGAGCTGCGTGGCTTGGAGGACATCTTCACGATCTATCTGTGCAAGGACGAATTATAGATTTGTGCTGTGTATGATCTCGCTAAGAGGCCACGGCGTTGAGAGACTTCGAAAGTAATGTGACTTGCTCCGCAGCCGTGGAAGCGACCATTCCTCACCTGACAACTTCCAAGAAGCAACCAGCTCCTTAACAAGGAAGCGTTTCGCCAGACAAAGTAATATGCAACGGCGGCATTTCAGGGGGGGCACATGGCGTCCCTCAACTCCTAGCTACTCTTACCAACTCGGGGCGCGGCTCAAGGACGTCCTACGAATTCGGTGTGCACCGTTTCTACCTTTCTGTAAATCTGAGTGCTTGTCTCTAAAGCTTCAATAAACGGGGACGGATATAGCTGGCCGATGAAACCATATCGACATGTTGTGCCTGACGGTGATAGCGGAGCCGGTAGATCCTCTATCTACCTTGTATATACGGCATCACCTGCGAGTCCGCGTAGTTTACTGCATGAACCATACTCTTGCTGTGCGCCCATCAGTGCTGCGATTCTATGGATGCAGAACTCGGGAGAGCTTAAATGTCGACTGTTTCCTTGAAAATTCGCCGCGTTCCGAAGTTTCTTCTCGATACGAAATGCGATTGCTTTTCCGAGGTGCAGGTCCAGCGGCAGGTCCCTCACGAGATCCCTCGGGAAGCCCGAGACGCAGGAGCTGCCACACCGTGCTCATTTGCTGAGTTTCTCATTCTTCGCTGGGCGGTATGTAAACCAAAAACCGGTCACGAGAACTTGCAGTACACGCCTCCATTGGAGAATGTATCACACGTCTACACCGTACAGGAAAACTAGTCTACTCGCTTCCACGACCAGCAGTTTATGCTGATACGTTCAGTGTTATGTATCATCCACCCGTCTCCTGGTCTGGCGGTTTGTATCATGTAACTGTGCCCCAATCTTGAATGTGTTCAGATGGTGCAGCAGTGCGGAAACCTGCCAGCCAAAGGCGTGCACCTTTTGTCTGTCCTGACATCCCAGATACTCATTTTGCCACATCCAAGAAAAACGTACCGTCATAAGACAGGAACCTCAGTCTTTGTGATATCAGTGTAGCTTGGTTTCACAGTAGTAAGCAACTCTCCTTTAAAAATTGACAAATCATCCTTTTGAAAAACACCTCACACAACAAGACGGTAAGTCACGTACCGTCCCGCCGTTTCACTGGGTCGGATGATTTTGACGACCTGCACGAAAAAAAGCAGGAGAGCTCATACAGTATGTCATATCCCCCGTCCGTGGGTTTAGACATCAACCGCATTCAAAGTAAGGTACATCTGAAGCTCAAACACTTCGCCCAGCAATCATCTACTGCAGTTCACAAATCCTGGCTAAGTTAACGATATCACACGGTATCACCTAGCGCTCTCACTCAGTCCTTTGCTGGTTTAAAGAACCGACACAGCAGATACCAAAACAGCAGCGCAGCGAGAAATTCTTGCAGCCTACAAAGcctcgaggaaagaaaatcCTACTGCGACATGGACTGGTAACTGTACCTGTCCACGGGACAAGCCAAAATAGCGTGCAACTGGGTCTGCCGATTGAATCCTTGGAAGCTGAATCTCTTTGACCTGCACTCCACAAACCACCACAGAACCACTGGTGTGGTTTTGCGTTTGCATATATCGTCGCAACATCGACGAAACAAAGCCACTTTCTATTAACCAGTCATGCCACTCCTATCGCTCTAGAAAGCTTCCGCTGCTGTTATCCAGACGGGCTTAAGGCTGCTTCTGAAGCCGTCATGCTCGTGGCCAAAACATCTTACACAAATTCGACACGCAGCTGGATAAAACGAAGCTTGAGTATTCTCGGCTTACTCGATATCTATTGAGGAGATTTTGCTTCTCGTCGTTTGTCAGGGGCACGTGCTTCGGCACTAGCTCATGCTTTGTAATGTTGACCTAAGCAAACAGAACATGGATGGGCTTGTGATCGTCAGTAAGCTGTGTGTCAGTCAGATGAATGGTCGGCATACATACGCCCTGGTCAGCTAGGGCCAGCAAACAACAAGCCCAGAGAATCTTTGTACCAACTtggttgcatgcatttgtgGATGAACACACCGAAGTGTTTTCAAGGACAAGTGTGCTCTAAACCCTGAAAACGATGCCTGCTGCACCAGCCGTTGGATCCGAAATCTTACCAACAACTCCGACTCCATGAAGTTCTCTATAATGTGGCGCGGAGCTGCCTCGCTAATCGCCTGCACATAGCCACAGCAACGACGCCACTCTAACCTTGAAGTTCCAGAAACCTCTCTAGCACTCTGACACAAATGGGAAGTCGGTTGTCCTCAGATGCACGATTGAATGAGCAAGACGATTAACTATACACGCTGACCAGGCATCCACACGCGGGTGCTCCTGAACAACTTACATCTCTGGCGAAGGCTGTCAGGACGTTCTGCGTCACCAAAATCGCCCTCTGTATATTTCTTTCCTCCATTCGCTCCGTAAGCCTGCGAGTGATCAGCACAGATGCAAGCGAATATGCCTGGAAAGCATGATACTGGCGACTACACGGTATCGAAGTAGACACGTAGTGCGCTCAGCCACTAGTGTTCACTCATCATATGCACTGCGATCCAAAAGTCCCGACCGAACACTTCAGCAAATCCGCGGTGCCAACTGTTGGGTTAGGACCTACTCTCTGATCGGCTTCACACCGGTCTTCTTTGTCTCATCGGCAAAGTAGACAATAACCCGATTGTCAGGATCTACTTTGTGTGATGCGATTAAAAGCATTCGCGAACGGCTGTAGACAGTCAGACAGGGAAAATCACAAGAAAACAACGCCGTTCAATTCCTAAACAGCATGACAGCTGCGAACCCATATACGCCACACAGGCCGTCTTCACGCAGCTCGGCTCTTCCTTGGCGGCAGTCAAAAAAGAGACTACATTCAACAGATACGTTTACTCTTCGATTGATTCTTCGTTGCTCCGTCTTACTTGCACTCATTCTCTTTGAATCTCTGCAGAAAATCATTCCACGATTCATTCTTCTCCTGTGCGGACACGATGTAGCCGCGGTCCTGGAGCATGTCACAGCACGTCTTCCGTGCTCGAAATAGTCTTCTTGTGCTGTcctccatcttctttctcaaaGGCAGTCAAGTGTCGAAGGGTCAGTCCAATTTCCTGTTCGTCACAGGACACCCTACTGCTGTTAGTACCGCCTCATCATCCAGCCTCCCCACAAGTTAAACCATGCCCACTGAATCCTCAGCCTCCGCACGGCAGAGTTGCTCCTCCGTACCAGACAGATTGGTTCTTAGAAGTGGTATCGACAACTCTGTTGAATTCAAAACATTCTGGCATTCATTAGAATGACCAGCAAGACTGAACGTTCTACTCGGGTATCGATCTGTGGTGTACCCACGCGCCACGCAGGAATCAATATCGCCACGGTGGATAGTTTGCACCGAAAAAGCGACACGCAAAATGGCACTTCGATAAATTACCGCAAAAACCAGTAGAAGAAACTAAATTTGAGCCCGTTAAGTTTGCGGCGTTCGCCCTTCGACGTTCAACGACTGTTCGCGGAACCGACGGTGAACGCTGAATTGTCGTTACAGGTCTTCGGCTGGCGCACGCgactttgcatgcagaagctATGCGACAACGGCCGTCCTGTCTCCAGACacgtctcctcgtcgcccgTGGGAAGAAACTCAAAGCAAAaggtgtctccgcagcaATGAAGGCACTGCATATTTGACATAGGCGAGACGCTGTTTTCAACGGATTGGATGCTTTTAGAACCAGAGGTTGGCATGATGGTGGCACTTGCATCTTTTGTGCCGTATCCTCTCATTCTCGTAGGATTCGGTATCAGCAGTTTTGCATCATGTTTTCAACTTCCAGCCCCAAATGCTTTTCTTGGCCACTCCCTGTTGCGTTCCCCATCCTCTGAAGGGTCCCactctgtctcgcctgccACTGTCCGCGGCAAACATGTTCCACTAGTTATCAATGACAACTATAGAGCCCCTTCGACGCGGCAAGGTTCCCCGTCAACCTTGATGGTGAGCAAACAACCCACAAATACTAACGTCCTTTAGCGGCAGTGGCAAAGAATCAAGCTTTAAATTAGAAAACAAGACGTTCCTTGGTCTGTGggacttcttttctgtgacgaagaagcaacTTGTCTCTGTTGCATAACTGCTGCCTCAGCGTCATGCTGAGGCAACTGCATTGGTGGTTGTGTGAAATTTGTATGTGTGAGCAGGCACGCAAAGCGAAGAGGCTCATTTTGGCCGATGAATGCCGAAATCAGCTCCTTGAAGGTATCGAAGCTGTGGCTGGAGCAGTTAGGGTAAGCATTATTCCGAAGATGGACTAATATGTGTGGAGGAACTCCGGCTGATGCTCTGTTCTCCGGATGATCAACTCACGCGAAGCCCGGAGTTCTGGGGGACAAGAACGGCCTTGGTTACTAGAATGGTAGATGTGCAGTACTGTGAACCTCCTGCGTAGAGCTATAAGTGTTATTATTGTTCAGAATGACCAGCACACAGCATCAGCCGGCTCGGAGACTGTCGTGAAACAGGCACAGCACGTGTATTCATCATGCCCATGAAGACTAGGTgatttttctcttgttccaGGACGCGTGTGGACTTCACAGGTTACATTGGGACCCCGGGGGCGTAACGTCTTACTGGAGAAAGAATATGGACCGCCAATGATAGTCAACGATGGTGTCACCATCGCAAGAAATATTGAGCTGAAGAGTCGCGCTCACAACGCCGGTGCAAAGTTAGTGCAGGAGGTTGCATCGACTTCGGATGAGTGGGCAGGAGACGGCACATCCTCCACAACTATTCTCACAGCTGAAATAGCACGCCAGGTGAGCACCGTCTCGTGGGACGATTGTCTGGGGCGTCAACGTCAACTCCCGGGTAAACAGTCCACGAAGGAGGAGGGGCCGGAAGAAGCCGGAAGCAGTGCTACGATCGTCAACACGAATTTGTGATCGTGGTCGAGCTGGTTGGTATGCTTTCAGGGTGTGGATCACGTCAACAAAGGTCACAATCCAATTC
This window of the Toxoplasma gondii ME49 chromosome VI, whole genome shotgun sequence genome carries:
- the POLR2E gene encoding DNA-directed RNA polymerase II RPB5 (encoded by transcript TGME49_240590~Gene product name based on ToxoDB Community Expert Annotation.), which gives rise to MEDSTRRLFRARKTCCDMLQDRGYIVSAQEKNESWNDFLQRFKENECNRSRMLLIASHKVDPDNRVIVYFADETKKTGVKPIRELTERMEERNIQRAILVTQNVLTAFARDAISEAAPRHIIENFMESELLVNITKHELVPKHVPLTNDEKQNLLNRYRVKEIQLPRIQSADPVARYFGLSRGQVVKIIRPSETAGRYVTYRLVV